The Diceros bicornis minor isolate mBicDic1 chromosome 28, mDicBic1.mat.cur, whole genome shotgun sequence genomic sequence CGAAACTTACAACGCAACTGTCACTCATACCCATTATGCCCTGCCTCCTCTTTTCATTACGAAAGTCAAAAGCAAACTCACTGATTTATGTTCTTGATCCCTCTTGTCCTCTTTAGGACGTAAACTCCTAAAGTTACCTATTTTCTTACATcaattttttcttgttacctaTTTTCTTACATCAATTTTTTCTTGTTCATTGCtcattcccatcagcatacaCCTTGACCtacctcgcaaaaaaaaaaaaaatctcaaaccaTGTGAGGACAGGGAggatatgggaattctctgtactctGTGCTCAATTTTGcagtgaatctaaaactgctctaaaaaataaaggttattaattttaaaaaaaacagtaaacaaaacaaaccctTCTTTATCTCCAAATCACTATCCAACTACTGCCTCATTTTTTTCTGCTCCCCTTCATTGTTTAAGTTTTCAAAACACTTCTGCCATTCACTTCTTTTACACCTGGCTTCTGTCCTAACTTCACCAAAATTGCCATCAAGGTAACAGACTCTGCTTTCAAATTCAATTACttccttattttgttatttttcctcccctctttTGATCTCAGGTAAATGAGTACATGAAATGGTtggttaataaaagaaaatttcaaagtaaaaatgatAGACTGAACACACGCATTTCCTTTTACTCCTCTTGAAACCCCAAAAAAACaccaaagagatttttaaaaataggattaaCTCAttaggacaaagagaacagaagaaGAGATAAGAGTATCAAAATCCTGGAAGCTGGAAAGCAGATGGATGAATAGTAACTAACTTATTAGCAAATCCAAGAAGCTGAACTCCAACCAGGAAGTAATCTGATGCAAACAACTAGAAGGAGGAGGGCTGAAGCGAGACTGCCCCTCTCTGCTCCTAGCAAAAAACCAGCGATTTAGTCTGTAGATAGGGTGAAATAGTCTCTGGCCTTGGGGACAGCAGACAGGGTGGTGATactgtactaaaaaaaaaaaaaagaattaagcaaATGTTTATATACTGAATGCTAGGACCCTTCCCTCTGTCCCTCACCCTCATCCCACAGTCAGCTCCCAGTCAGGCCTATACTTTCcaggcaaaatatttgaagattttcctttgggaaatctgatgtaagaggaaaaaaaaagattaaagctATTGATATAAGGGTGGGGATGGGGCTTCCCGACGAAACACCAATGGTCAACAAGCCTACCTTTTCACTCAGGGCTTctcatctgctttttaaaaaatcttatatataataaaatatagatcGTAACTACACCTAAGCATACAAACTTAACACAAAGAATAAAACGAATGTTGGGTTTCATCATGCTATGGTGTCCTTCAGATCACATTTGACTTCGACAGTGCAATAATAAAGAGGATTATTTTAGTAAAAGTATCTGAGTTTCATCTGTTTCCCTAAGTATCTCTTTTAACCTGTCACTATTTAAATTTATCCtcttttttataacatttttaataaTTGAGATACATTACACAcaatataaaattcaccattttaaagtgtatacttcattggtttttagtacattcactattttgtgcaaccatcaccattatctaattccagaacatctccatcatcccaaaagaaaccctatacctattagcagtcagtCCCAATTCCCCTCTCCATCCatcatcccctggcaaccactaatctacttttcgTCTCGATAAATTTGGCTATTCCAGacaattcatataaatggaatcatacaatacatggCCTTCTGtacctgacttctttcacttagcataatattttcaatgttCATCAATGAACATGTAAAAGTAGCAAGtagcatttcattcattttcagagttgaataatattccattgcatggatatatcacattttgttatccattcatcagctgatggacatctgggttgttttcaccttttggctactatgaataatgctccaTCTGCTTTTTAGTGTCCTGTTCTTAAATGCGAGGAGACCACCAAAAATCATCAGACATCTTAAGAAAGAAGTTAACATCAAAGGTCTGTATACActaaaaagaacaggaaaaaagcaACTGGGAAAACAGGGACTATGCAAAGGGAGGAAAATTTTAACTaactttaaaattatctttaacaAACTTTCGATAATAAAAATATACCATGTCCACGAAAAAACAGAATCCTATAAAAAGAAATACTCAAGGAAGAATTTCATGAAACTAaaaatatgctaaaaaaaaaattcaagtcttGGAAGTTGAGAAGGCCTCTAAGAAactataacaaaaagaaaatgagatagaAAATGAGGAGATTAAAGAAACTTTAAGACATACAAGGTTTCAAAAATTTACCTGCCAcacacccttttctgaggaaacCTGAAGGATGTGTCTTACTCAAGTGAGGGAGTGACCAAGAAAGACAACCTGGGGTACAGGAAACAGAGATCCAGTACAGGAAAGAATACAAGCCCCAGGATGAGGATGATGGATATTTCAGAATAACCATCATAAACCATGAAGATGAAACTTATACATTACCACGTGTCTGCTCATGACAGACAAACACCCAAAAGAGAGTCTGAAGCTAATTAAGGAATAAGTATacagaaaattaagtaaataaaacaacaaatccAGAGAAAACAAAGAGTTGAGAAGCAAAGGAAAAGTAGTTACAACATACTACATGACTTAGCTGCAGAAACCTTTTTACAGTCAAAACAACAATTATTGACCTAAAAATTACAAGACAACGTAGTGAGGATGCGGGAACaggaaaggtgtgtgtgtgtgaaggtagGGCTGGGAAGAGGGTACTTCCGGAAGCAGGAAACTAAGAGAAAAGGCCTAAACTGAAAAATTAAGCAGCCACAATAGTggcatgttatttagaaatatggaagTAAATAACAAAAGGATCCATTAAGAATCAAAAATGATtacctgggaggtgaggagcatCTGTTGTTTTTTATAATAGACCTTACAGAAGTATTTGACTATTTTAAACTTTGTGTATGCACAAATGCAACTTGTGCTCATTGTGTTTTGAAAAGGCTAGGGCTACAAAAATGTCCTGAAAAGGAGGGAGTCTTAAACAGGAATATATCAATACCTCTTAACTcaggtaaaaataaaatcagaaatatgtGTGTGTCCTAAATTCAAGGGCTATGAACGGCTTCTAAGCAATTTAGTGCTTTCCAGCAAGAATAagggttaaagaaaaaaataagcttcaagataaataaaatttagggccaggccggtggcgtagcagttaagttctcgcgtttcgcttcagatcctgggcggggacccactcactgctcatcaagccattctgaggcaatgtcccatatagaagagctacaactctacaactatgatacacaactatgtactgaggctttggggaggaaaaaaaaaaaaacgatgttagtgcagggccaatcttcctcaaaataaataaataaaatataaataaataaatgaaacttctGTATTTTTCCCAGCTTAACTGTATACACTATTCTCTGAATTAACAAGTTTTCTGTAGGAAGAAAATTCTTCTAATACTAACTTAATATTTTACTTTGCTCTCACGAAGAGATATTTAAGACCCTTTGTCAATTAGTCGTTCctaatgcttttgaaacactaGTAAAATAAGTCTTAAAACAATGGCTAAAATTTAGGGCCTAAACTGATATAAACACATAAAGTGCATTTTAAAGATGCACTGATTCAAGCTTTATGAAAGCCATTTATCTTGAAAAGTATTAGCAATTCACTCGATTATCTTATGTAGTAGACTTGCCCCTTTGTGCAACACATTTCCTTTCCCCTTTCAACACACTAAGCTTGATCTTACTGTAGTATCTTTCCACTCTGCCTGGAATATACTTCTCATGGCCGATTCTTTCTATTCATTCCATTCTCAGTGTAAATACCATTGCTCACAGAGGCTGTTTGACCTCTCAATCTAAAGTTTGTTCTAAATCACACAAGAGCCCTTAACCCCATCTGCAATGATCACTTCCAGAAGCCAGaggccttgtctgtcttgttcccaCTTTACCTCCCAGGCCTGTAACAGCACTTGGCGTGAATCAGGCACCCAAATATCTGTTAAGTGAATGAATACACGAACATTTAGCTCAAtgttcttggttttctttttaagagtCTCATTGTATTAtcagctttgtttcttctttttaagaaatttcaaaaagaaaaaaatcttccaacCCCTTACCTGCTTTGAGAACACCAAAAACATCCTTCAAAATGCAGTTGGATGCTTACACTAAAGAATTATTAGCGGTTTTTCTGAGGTTCCAATTTAACTGGGAATCCTGTATTTTATTTGCCAATCCTAGCCAGGGGGagtaaggaagagagaagaaccaGAATGGGATGTGTTAGGGCAGGTGAAGCAGTTaaagggagacagcagctgctaCAATGAGTAAGAAACTGGGAAGACAGATGTGGAAAGAGAAATTTAGGATTTGTTGCTTTGTGTTCAATGTAATTTACCCTCTGCTACTTCAAGAAAACTTCAGTAAAGGtctacttttcaaaaaaaaaaaaaaaaatgcagatggGAGACTACCTCCTCTGAGACGTCTTCCCTTACCTTTGCATCGAAAAACCCTTTCCTCCTGTGCTACCACTGAACTTGGTACATTAGCACTTTGAATTCTGTCTGTAAGCTCCAGAAGGGCAGAGGTTAAGAAAGTGTTTCATCTGTATCACCAGCATCTAGAACACTGTCTGGTACAAGTGTCTGTTCAACACGAAAATCTAAAAACTACATCTAAATCAGAATGAAGTCAGTTATTGTAACTGTACTCTATTACTCagcatggcaaagaaaaaaagcaactcAAAGTCTGGACAGGTATACAATTCAAACATATACTTACTGTTTCAAAAGTATTCAATATcatcaaagggaaaaaaacattaaaatattctcCACAATCTTGAAATTTGACAGGCACAGGTCTTGAGATGGACTGACTCAGACTTGCTGGGGGCCCAGACTGATCAAACTTCACAAACATTTCGTATTTCCATTTTAACACCTCTTTAACAAAGGTGTCAGAGATAGACTGTGATGACAAGACAATGTTTACTGGAGAGGAAGTCAAAAAAGATTTGTTTTCACCAAAGGGAAGTTTGTAACCTTGTCTGTTGGAATTATTTGGAGTCTGAGAATGAAGAACATTGCAAAAACTCTTCACTTCACCCATCGGCTTTTGAGACACCAGAGAGACTGGCTGTGGTGCTTTAAAAATAGATTGTACATTTGACTTATTTTTTAGAACTGGTAGAAGTGCTGAGGTATTTTCCAAAGACTTGGAAAGATTAGCAATTCGTGAAGTACTACGTGAGCTAAAAATCTTAGCAGTGGAAGGTCTCGAACgtttagatgaagaaacaggcaaGCTAGGTTTACGAAATACATCTTCATCCGCTGCTTTAACTTCAGAGTGTTTTGAGCAGTACTCACCCTGGTTTTTCATAGTTTCAACACAATCTTTGTATTTACATTTTGTGCTACTCAAGGATTCCAATTGAGGTCGACTTATAGAATCATCTTCTACCTGAACAGCATGTTTTCCATGAACTACCTCAAGGAGTTTATCATTATCATTCTCCATTTGTGAACATAAATCCATATCTTCAGGATCATgttgtgttaaaaatatattatcttcCTCCATATCACTATTGGATTCAGGCTCTTGCTCTTTCAAAGTTGCCAGCTCTAAACGATGTACTGTTAGGTCACTTCCACCTAGAAGGTCCTCTGAAGTAGAgacaattatttcatttgttgGTATTCTTCCATTTAACACTACAGAATTACACTGGTTCAAAAGACAAGTGTCATCAGTCACCCGAGAAACATATGTTGCTTTCATGGGTTCTAGTTCAGAAGatgcacatttttttaattgttttccatCACTGTCAGCAATTACCTCAGTTCCTCCTCTATTACGTGACCTATCTGGTTCTGGTACAAATATGTCAGAATTCCGTGCTGCATGTGGCCCTGCTGTTGTGGTATCTGTACTTTCATATTCTAAAcgtctttgtttattttgttgtgaTTTGGATCTCATGTGCCTTTGCAACTGAAGATCTTGATTCATAAgcaatttcttattatttttgacAGAAGTCTGAGAAATTAATTTAGTCTTTTTTTGGGTATCAACTACTCCAACAGTTTTGCCATGGTGACGTAATTCAGCTAAACAATCTAAAGATCGCTGAGACAGCTCAAACGCCTTACGAGGAGCCTTTTTCAGACCAAGTTTCTCAGCCTTTAAAGTTGGTTCAGGACACTGGCGAAATTTCTTTGGTGGTACTATAGCAGGAGTTGTCCTACAACTTATGTAATTTGAACTTTTATTCTGCCCTTTTTTGGTATCTGAATGTGTTCTCTTAGGGGTTTTAGAACGCGGGACTTTCCTGACAGGGTTGGAATAAGTATGAGGCTTTGGAGAAGACTTCTTTAGGGAAACTGTAGCAGCTCTCTGAATACTTGAATTGGGAGTTGTAGTCTTTATGGCTGTACTTTTAGAATCATTTTCAATCAGATCTCTCTCATTATCAGACTGGTGTTCATTTCTGACAGAAGATGAACACCTTAAAGGATCTTCAGCCTTAAGTTTTTCAATTCGTTTTCTCTTAGGTTTTTTTACTTCAATTTCACAAAACTCCTCAACAGAAATACTACTAGTCTGTGGTTCTGTGTGTTCTTCAATGCCCTCTGATACTTGTTTAATAACTGCTTCAGATACATAATCTGTATCATAACCCCAATCATTTGTGATATCAGCTATAGGAGTCAAGCATGAATTTTTTTCATCCTCTTGAACTGAATTCTTGTTGTCTGGCATCTGATCTTGCCAAACTGAAAACACTTCGCATGGACTTTCAAACTCAAAAAACTGAGAATCAGATTCCTCAAACTGCAAAAGGGACtttgtctcttcttcctttaTTAGCTTCTTTTCCACATTTGTATTAACTACTGATGTATGCTGCCCTGGACATTCTTTCTCAACAcatattttatcttgtttaatGTGCTTCTCAAAACCCAGAAttctttcatcatcatcatcatcagaatCTGAAATAATAATCACCTGTCCACGACAGGTTTCCCCAACATTATTCTGGTTAGCTTTGAAACATCTCTTAtcatcttttacttttctttgtagCTGGGATGAGCTTTTTTGAGCTGAATCTGATGGAAACTTAATAACACTGGCTTGAGCTATTAAAGACAATTTGTGGAGATCTCTGTCTATCTGAGAATCTGTTAAAGTGTCAGACTTCGGACTGATGCAAGATGCCTGTTCTCTCAAATGAGAAGAAACCTGATCAGTACTCTTGCTAATTTCCTTATCTCTTGATTCAAGTACAGTCATGGGATCTTTAAAGGGAGATGTTTTCTTCATGAAAGTATTGGTCACTTCTGTAAATGAGACCAAATCTTTATCATCAACATGACATTCTTGTATTTGACAACTGTTTTCATGGGAAGAGAAAATATCTAACTCTTCATTTTTTATTCGTTTCTTTTTCAGTAATAAACTGCTTTGTGATTTTTGTTCCCCATTTTTATCATCCAAAATACCATTAGGGTCTAAAGAGATATTGTGTATAAAGCCATCCCCTTTCTGACTTCCTCtatctttccttaaaaagaaacTCTCAATGTTAGACCCAGTCAGGTTTTCCTCTAAATTGACAGCATTATTGACCAAAGTACTTTTCCTGTGTTGCTTCTTTATTACATGTGATAACTTAGCACAGATTTCAtctttctgtgccttagtttttgAAGTTTGACCAAGAGCATCATCCTTTAAAGTGCAATTCTGTGGTGTATGTGAGGAATTCTCTTTTACAGACTTCTGCTTCCTTGTACTTTTAACTTCATCTTGAGCTCTCTCAGTGAAAAGGTTTTTACTACTCTGCTTTAAGCATGACTCAGGTGAGAGATGGTTTTCCAGTTTGATGTCTTTTATATCATTTTGCTCATTATCCTCTACAGTGTTACTTGCTTTGAACAATATACTCTCTTGCACTTGATATGCATCAGCTTTCACTGGCTCTTTAGGAAATGTTGGGCTGGAATTTTCCAGAGAGTGCATGTCTTTTTTAGACTTCTTTcctatttgttcattttcttctttaatataaGATACAGGAGGCGTTTTACACGTAGGAGTCAGATCCACAGAAGTGCTACACAGAGGTACTTTGAATTTTATGTTTCTAATAATTTGCTTTAAACAAGTTTGTAACTCATGGGTTTCCTGACTAGTCAACCGCCAACCTAGAGATAAATTTCCTCGCAGGAATAAATTGAGCTTATCCCAGAATTGTTTACAAAGAGTTTGCTGCCCAAGCTGATAACCTTCTTTAAGGAGACTTCTAATCAGTTGCACACAAGCATGTTGTACAGAGTTAGATGGCACTGAATGCAATGACAGAGATGACATCACTGACGTTCCTTTGGAGCAATTTCCAGATGATTTCTCAGAACTTCGTGCAAATGCAGTGGTAGGAAGTTTGGCACATTTTACAACGGCTTCAACCCACTGCTGGGAACTAACCCACAGCAAatgcaaacattttttatttctatgcaGTTCAATCACTGACaccaaaattagaagaaaaaattcagtaactttgtcacacacacacaattcagtAACTTGGTCACACACACTATCTGCTCGGTTGAGGACATCTTTGACTTCGGAGTGCAGGTGATGAATAACCTCTACTATATAAGCCACACCCAAATCCTTAAGATCCATGAGGGACTGAACAAAAGGGATGAACCACAGAAATGTGCTGTTATGAACACGCATGTCTTGACCAATATCGGACTGAAGAACGGTGGATaatgtttccatttcttcataCATGTTAGGACAATAATCCGGGCAAATGGCTGACCTCCACCCTGAAtcctaaaatgaaagaaatattgaCATTCAGATAAACCAGCACCATTCATGATAGGTTTCACACACAAGTTGTAAACAAGAAAATGTACTGCTCAATTTTCCTAGTTTGGTTTACCTATCCATATCCCCAAGAAATTGAAAACATAGTTCAATTTCGAGGTTAAGGTTCcatgaaaa encodes the following:
- the SETX gene encoding probable helicase senataxin isoform X1, whose amino-acid sequence is MSTCCWCTPGGISTIDFLKRYASKAHSIEFQTADEDLCYCLECVAEYHKARDELPFLHEVLWELETLRLVNHFEKSMKAEIGDDDELYIVDNNGEAQLFDFTGQDFENKLRVPLLEILKYPYLLLHERVNELCVEALCRMEQANCSFQVFDKHPGIYLFLVHPNEMVRRWAILTARNLGKVDRDDYYDLQEVLTCLFKVIELGLLESPDIYTCSVLEKGKLILLPSHMYDTTNYKNYWLGICMLLTILEEQAMDSLLLGSDKQNDFMQSILHTMERQSDDDSVDPFWPALHCFMVILDRLGSKVWGQLIDPIEAFQTIINNVSYNREIQNIRNSCVRTKLEPELYLNDTGTCSQIVYNYNPEKNKKDSGWRSAICPDYCPNMYEEMETLSTVLQSDIGQDMRVHNSTFLWFIPFVQSLMDLKDLGVAYIVEVIHHLHSEVKDVLNRADSVCDQVTELCVCDKVTEFFLLILVSVIELHRNKKCLHLLWVSSQQWVEAVVKCAKLPTTAFARSSEKSSGNCSKGTSVMSSLSLHSVPSNSVQHACVQLIRSLLKEGYQLGQQTLCKQFWDKLNLFLRGNLSLGWRLTSQETHELQTCLKQIIRNIKFKVPLCSTSVDLTPTCKTPPVSYIKEENEQIGKKSKKDMHSLENSSPTFPKEPVKADAYQVQESILFKASNTVEDNEQNDIKDIKLENHLSPESCLKQSSKNLFTERAQDEVKSTRKQKSVKENSSHTPQNCTLKDDALGQTSKTKAQKDEICAKLSHVIKKQHRKSTLVNNAVNLEENLTGSNIESFFLRKDRGSQKGDGFIHNISLDPNGILDDKNGEQKSQSSLLLKKKRIKNEELDIFSSHENSCQIQECHVDDKDLVSFTEVTNTFMKKTSPFKDPMTVLESRDKEISKSTDQVSSHLREQASCISPKSDTLTDSQIDRDLHKLSLIAQASVIKFPSDSAQKSSSQLQRKVKDDKRCFKANQNNVGETCRGQVIIISDSDDDDDERILGFEKHIKQDKICVEKECPGQHTSVVNTNVEKKLIKEEETKSLLQFEESDSQFFEFESPCEVFSVWQDQMPDNKNSVQEDEKNSCLTPIADITNDWGYDTDYVSEAVIKQVSEGIEEHTEPQTSSISVEEFCEIEVKKPKRKRIEKLKAEDPLRCSSSVRNEHQSDNERDLIENDSKSTAIKTTTPNSSIQRAATVSLKKSSPKPHTYSNPVRKVPRSKTPKRTHSDTKKGQNKSSNYISCRTTPAIVPPKKFRQCPEPTLKAEKLGLKKAPRKAFELSQRSLDCLAELRHHGKTVGVVDTQKKTKLISQTSVKNNKKLLMNQDLQLQRHMRSKSQQNKQRRLEYESTDTTTAGPHAARNSDIFVPEPDRSRNRGGTEVIADSDGKQLKKCASSELEPMKATYVSRVTDDTCLLNQCNSVVLNGRIPTNEIIVSTSEDLLGGSDLTVHRLELATLKEQEPESNSDMEEDNIFLTQHDPEDMDLCSQMENDNDKLLEVVHGKHAVQVEDDSISRPQLESLSSTKCKYKDCVETMKNQGEYCSKHSEVKAADEDVFRKPSLPVSSSKRSRPSTAKIFSSRSTSRIANLSKSLENTSALLPVLKNKSNVQSIFKAPQPVSLVSQKPMGEVKSFCNVLHSQTPNNSNRQGYKLPFGENKSFLTSSPVNIVLSSQSISDTFVKEVLKWKYEMFVKFDQSGPPASLSQSISRPVPVKFQDCGEYFNVFFPLMILNTFETVAQEWISSPNKEKFCQLHLRKFPAEYKKYWEFVVYLEECELAKQLHPKENDLVFLVPERLNGEKKDRERNCMQDPPEYHCGYVHKFRRTSVMRNGKSECSLSIQTQDNLPVNLNEPVKCIVISSLVTTQRKLKAMSLLSGRNQLARAVLNPNPMDFCTKDLLTTTSDRIIAYLRDFNEDQKKAIETAYAMVKHSPSVAKICLIHGPPGTGKSKTIVGLLYRLLTENQKKGHSDENSNAKIKQNRVLVCAPSNAAVDELMKKIILEFKEKCKDKKNPLGNCGDINLVRLGPEKSINNEVLKFSLDSQVNHRMKKELPSHVQDMHKIKELLDHRLDELSRQRALCRGGREIQRKELDEQIAKVSKERQELASKIKEVQGRPQKTQNIIILESHVICCTLSTSGGLLLESAFRGQGGVPFSCVIVDEAGQSCEVETLTPLIHRCNKLILVGDPKQLPPTVISMKAQDYGYDQSMMARFCKLLEENVEHNVISRLPILQLTIQYRMHPDICLFPSNYVYNRSLRTNRLTETSRCSSDWPFQPYLVFDVADGSERRDNDSYVNVQEIKLVMEIIKLIKDKRRDVTFRNIGIITHYKAQKTMIQKDLDKEFDRKGPAEVDTVDAFQGRQKDCVIVTCVRANAMQGSIGFLASLQRLNVTITRAKYSLFILGHLRTLMENQHWNQLIQDAQKRGAIIKTCDKNYKHDALKILKLKPVLQRSLTHPPTTAPEVSRPQGGLPSNKLDSEFAKTSFASSLYHTPSDSKEATVTAKDSERPPGQDWLRDPRLLRRMGMIPEAKGKCLMDPQPLSPQHPGATLPLGEPGFPVSHQDLGSVVQQSTTKGATPSNHRPHVPCEPPAASADASTRKRKCDQEEGLSHRRETRAFSEGDQERHSSVSHHTKRNSAWDKDKGGQ
- the SETX gene encoding probable helicase senataxin isoform X2, translated to MSTCCWCTPGGISTIDFLKRYASKAHSIEFQTADEDLCYCLECVAEYHKARDELPFLHEVLWELETLRLVNHFEKSMKAEIGDDDELYIVDNNGEAQLFDFTGQDFENKLRVPLLEILKYPYLLLHERVNELCVEALCRMEQANCSFQVFDKHPGIYLFLVHPNEMVRRWAILTARNLGKVDRDDYYDLQEVLTCLFKVIELGLLESPDIYTCSVLEKGKLILLPSHMYDTTNYKNYWLGICMLLTILEEQAMDSLLLGSDKQNDFMQSILHTMERQSDDDSVDPFWPALHCFMVILDRLGSKVWGQLIDPIEAFQTIINNVSYNREIQNIRNSCVRTKLEPELYLNDTGTCSQIVYNYNPEKNKKDSGWRSAICPDYCPNMYEEMETLSTVLQSDIGQDMRVHNSTFLWFIPFVQSLMDLKDLGVAYIVEVIHHLHSEVKDVLNRADSVCDQVTELCVCDKVTEFFLLILVSVIELHRNKKCLHLLWVSSQQWVEAVVKCAKLPTTAFARSSEKSSGNCSKGTSVMSSLSLHSVPSNSVQHACVQLIRSLLKEGYQLGQQTLCKQFWDKLNLFLRGNLSLGWRLTSQETHELQTCLKQIIRNIKFKVPLCSTSVDLTPTCKTPPVSYIKEENEQIGKKSKKDMHSLENSSPTFPKEPVKADAYQVQESILFKASNTVEDNEQNDIKDIKLENHLSPESCLKQSSKNLFTERAQDEVKSTRKQKSVKENSSHTPQNCTLKDDALGQTSKTKAQKDEICAKLSHVIKKQHRKSTLVNNAVNLEENLTGSNIESFFLRKDRGSQKGDGFIHNISLDPNGILDDKNGEQKSQSSLLLKKKRIKNEELDIFSSHENSCQIQECHVDDKDLVSFTEVTNTFMKKTSPFKDPMTVLESRDKEISKSTDQVSSHLREQASCISPKSDTLTDSQIDRDLHKLSLIAQASVIKFPSDSAQKSSSQLQRKVKDDKRCFKANQNNVGETCRGQVIIISDSDDDDDERILGFEKHIKQDKICVEKECPGQHTSVVNTNVEKKLIKEEETKSLLQFEESDSQFFEFESPCEVFSVWQDQMPDNKNSVQEDEKNSCLTPIADITNDWGYDTDYVSEAVIKQVSEGIEEHTEPQTSSISVEEFCEIEVKKPKRKRIEKLKAEDPLRCSSSVRNEHQSDNERDLIENDSKSTAIKTTTPNSSIQRAATVSLKKSSPKPHTYSNPVRKVPRSKTPKRTHSDTKKGQNKSSNYISCRTTPAIVPPKKFRQCPEPTLKAEKLGLKKAPRKAFELSQRSLDCLAELRHHGKTVGVVDTQKKTKLISQTSVKNNKKLLMNQDLQLQRHMRSKSQQNKQRRLEYESTDTTTAGPHAARNSDIFVPEPDRSRNRGGTEVIADSDGKQLKKCASSELEPMKATYVSRVTDDTCLLNQCNSVVLNGRIPTNEIIVSTSEDLLGGSDLTVHRLELATLKEQEPESNSDMEEDNIFLTQHDPEDMDLCSQMENDNDKLLEVVHGKHAVQVEDDSISRPQLESLSSTKCKYKDCVETMKNQGEYCSKHSEVKAADEDVFRKPSLPVSSSKRSRPSTAKIFSSRSTSRIANLSKSLENTSALLPVLKNKSNVQSIFKAPQPVSLVSQKPMGEVKSFCNVLHSQTPNNSNRQGYKLPFGENKSFLTSSPVNIVLSSQSISDTFVKEVLKWKYEMFVKFDQSGPPASLSQSISRPVPVKFQDCGEYFNVFFPLMILNTFETVAQEWISSPNKEKFCQLHLRKFPAEYKKYWEFVVYLEECELAKQLHPKENDLVFLVPERLNGEKKDRERNCMQDPPEYHCGYVHKFRRTSVMRNGKSECSLSIQTQDNLPVNLNEPVKCIVISSLVTTQRKLKAMSLLSGRNQLARAVLNPNPMDFCTKDLLTTTSDRIIAYLRDFNEDQKKAIETAYAMVKHSPSVAKICLIHGPPGTGKSKTIVGLLYRLLTENQKKGHSDENSNAKIKQNRVLVCAPSNAAVDELMKKIILEFKEKCKDKKNPLGNCGDINLVRLGPEKSINNEVLKFSLDSQVNHRMKKELPSHVQDMHKIKELLDHRLDELSRQRALCRGGREIQRKELDEQIAKVSKERQELASKIKEVQGRPQKTQNIIILESHVICCTLSTSGGLLLESAFRGQGGVPFSCVIVDEAGQSCEVETLTPLIHRCNKLILVGDPKQLPPTVISMKAQDYGYDQSMMARFCKLLEENVEHNVISRLPILQLTIQYRMHPDICLFPSNYVYNRSLRTNRLTETSRCSSDWPFQPYLVFDVADGSERRDNEPAEVDTVDAFQGRQKDCVIVTCVRANAMQGSIGFLASLQRLNVTITRAKYSLFILGHLRTLMENQHWNQLIQDAQKRGAIIKTCDKNYKHDALKILKLKPVLQRSLTHPPTTAPEVSRPQGGLPSNKLDSEFAKTSFASSLYHTPSDSKEATVTAKDSERPPGQDWLRDPRLLRRMGMIPEAKGKCLMDPQPLSPQHPGATLPLGEPGFPVSHQDLGSVVQQSTTKGATPSNHRPHVPCEPPAASADASTRKRKCDQEEGLSHRRETRAFSEGDQERHSSVSHHTKRNSAWDKDKGGQ